The following proteins are encoded in a genomic region of Leishmania major strain Friedlin complete genome, chromosome 25:
- a CDS encoding putative protein kinase, with protein sequence MEAVVKLNRKLGVGGRGVVYEGFDHARGHFVAIKELAYMEPSVPDEDDTELAAILSELACMREAQHTNLVEYYGARRCAIGIQIIMEYVSGGSLDYVLTRCGPLRENVARAYTRDVLEALHYLHKTMHMCHRDVKPANILITPDGRCKLADFGVAKQVEVTTPTLPVHAERGGQSMGKEEEGNFPRHRNGGRQGYLQTAVGTPWYMAPEVINGGVEDDDEDDEGVELGNAFAVTIGGDANSSSFSEDWTSSGLAHTAPDASASPPPLYSSSNYYNPLKSIVKKGRLGARSVGYTTSADIWSVGVTVYEMVTGTKPFGADLTNPSAVLFRIANCAASPPQLPADVHVSAELHSFLDLCFVYDKDLRATAAELLGHPWLGPVRKGGSSGCGSASADEKPRCQLFNGKGHSRSDMRADEGEQVQRHPQPAARRTVFDGVPLLDSIDLPAYPATTAVSSPASPAVAECGGSGEGAHPAPDTSPGRARHSAHRLSCSGTHRSGSSVTRRSPTTISPPLSSVSIAEQAEASSRYAAVRQRIGHTRATNSAHTAASAAPLAVQSSAGSLFSTRGEFVDFMSHP encoded by the coding sequence ATGGAGGCCGTGGTGAAGCTCAATCGAAAGCTTGGGGTgggcggccgcggcgttgTTTACGAGGGCTTCGATCACGCCAGAGGGCACTTCGTCGCCATCAAGGAACTTGCCTACATGGAACCTAGCGTCCCTGACGAAGACGACACGGAGCTGGCGGCCATTTTGAGTGAGCTCGCATGTATGCGCGAGGCGCAACACACCAATCTCGTCGAGTATTACGgcgcccgccgctgcgccatcgGCATTCAGATTATAATGGAGTACGTAAGTGGCGGCTCGCTAGACTACGTGTTGACGCGCTGCGGCCCTTTGCGAGAGAACGTCGCCCGTGCGTATACCCGAGATGTCCTCGAGGCACTGCACTACCTGCACAAGACCATGCACATGTGCCACCGTGACGTGAAGCCGGCAAACATCCTCATCACGCCGGACGGGCGGTGCAAGTTGGCCGACTTCGGGGTCGCAAAGCAGGTCGAggtgacgacgccgacgctcCCAGTGCATGCAGAACGTGGCGGACAAAGCATGggaaaggaggaagagggcaacttcccacgccaccgcaacggCGGGCGTCAAGGCTACCTGCAGACAGCGGTGGGAACGCCGTGGTACATGGCGCCAGAGGTGAtcaacggcggcgtcgaggacgacgacgaggacgatgaAGGTGTGGAACTTGGCAACGCCTTCGCAGTCAccatcggcggcgacgcaaacagcagcagcttcagcgaGGACTGGACGAGCAGCGGCCTGGCGCACACGGCACCTGACGCATCtgcctcgccaccgccgctgtaCTCGTCATCGAACTACTACAATCCACTCAAGAGCATTGTCAAGAAGGGCCGCCTTGGTGCTCGCTCGGTCGGCTATACCACCAGTGCCGACATCTGGAGTGTTGGCGTCACCGTGTACGAGATGGTCACCGGCACGAAACCTTTCGGCGCCGACCTGACCAACCCGTCTGCGGTGCTCTTCCGCATCGCGAACTGCGCCGCATCTCCGCCACAGCTGCCGGCGGACGTGCACGTctcggcggagctgcacaGCTTCTTGGACTTGTGCTTTGTGTACGACAAGGACCTccgcgcgacggcggcggaacTCTTGGGTCACCCATGGCTGGGGCCTGTTCGCAaggggggcagcagcggctgtggcagcgccagcgcagaTGAGAAGCCACGTTGCCAGCTCTTCAACGGAAAAGGTCACTCTCGATCTGACATGCGTGCGGACGAGGGCGAACAAGTCCAGCGCCATCCGCAGCCAGCGGCCCGACGCACCGTCTTCGACGGCGTCCCCCTCCTCGACTCTATCGACCTTCCAGCCTACCCCGCAACGACGGCGGTCTCGTCGCCGGCTTCCCCTGCGGTAGCGGAatgtggcggcagcggagagggagcCCATCCTGCCCCTGACACCTCACCAGGTCGTGCGCGGCACAGCGCGCACCGTCTGTCGTGCAGCGGGACCcatcgcagcggcagcagcgttaCTCGCCGCTCACCCACAACCATTTCGCCGCCGCTATCATCCGTTTCTATcgcggagcaggcggagGCGTCTTCGCGgtacgcggcggtgcggcagcgcattGGACATACCCGCGCAACCAACTccgcgcacaccgccgcctcagcgGCTCCACTGGCCGTGCAGTCAAGCGCCggttctctcttctccacaCGCGGCGAGTTCGTCGATTTTATGTCGCATCCTTGA